The following proteins are encoded in a genomic region of Aliiroseovarius sp. F47248L:
- a CDS encoding branched-chain amino acid ABC transporter permease, which translates to MFYREAGDFKTSYRDDNQTFPIRLDRMGYYILMFVAFLVVPFFINDYWVNAVFAPFLIYAIAALGLNILTGYAGQVSLGTGGFMAVGAYACYKLMTGFPEVSIIIHILLAGGITAIVGVAFGLPSLRIKGFYLAVATLAAQFFLVWVFNKVPWFYNYSASGQINAPERSVFGVIVTGPNTDAWAKYMICLVFVVVLAWVARNLTRGMMGRKWMGIRDMDIAAEIIGVNPLMAKMSAFAVSSFFVGIAGALFFSVYLGAAEAGEAFGINKSFLILFMIIIGGLGSIFGSFAGAAFMVLMPVFLKNVLVGGMGWPTDLAAHFEFMIVGGLIVLFLIVEPHGLAQLWRLTKEKLRLWPFPH; encoded by the coding sequence ATGTTTTACCGCGAAGCAGGTGACTTCAAAACGTCCTATCGTGACGACAACCAGACCTTCCCGATCCGGCTGGATCGGATGGGATACTATATTCTGATGTTTGTGGCCTTTCTGGTCGTCCCGTTCTTCATCAACGATTATTGGGTCAATGCCGTGTTTGCGCCGTTCCTGATCTATGCCATTGCTGCTTTGGGTCTGAACATCCTAACCGGGTATGCCGGGCAGGTGTCGCTGGGCACGGGGGGCTTCATGGCTGTGGGGGCGTATGCGTGCTACAAGCTGATGACAGGTTTTCCTGAAGTCAGTATCATCATCCACATTCTGTTGGCCGGTGGGATCACCGCCATAGTTGGTGTGGCCTTCGGCCTGCCGTCGTTGCGCATCAAAGGGTTCTACCTGGCGGTGGCCACCCTTGCCGCACAGTTCTTCCTTGTCTGGGTCTTCAACAAGGTACCGTGGTTCTACAACTACTCGGCCTCGGGTCAGATCAACGCACCCGAGCGTTCGGTGTTCGGTGTCATCGTGACCGGCCCCAACACGGACGCCTGGGCGAAATACATGATCTGTCTGGTGTTTGTGGTCGTTCTAGCATGGGTTGCGCGAAACCTGACACGCGGGATGATGGGTCGTAAATGGATGGGTATCCGAGATATGGACATCGCTGCCGAGATCATCGGGGTGAACCCGTTGATGGCAAAAATGTCGGCCTTTGCTGTGTCTTCGTTCTTTGTTGGTATCGCTGGTGCACTGTTTTTTTCGGTCTATCTCGGCGCTGCTGAGGCTGGCGAGGCATTCGGCATCAACAAGTCGTTCCTGATCCTGTTCATGATCATCATCGGTGGTTTGGGTTCGATCTTCGGGTCGTTTGCAGGCGCAGCCTTCATGGTGCTGATGCCAGTGTTTTTGAAGAACGTGTTGGTAGGCGGAATGGGCTGGCCCACTGATCTGGCAGCACATTTCGAATTCATGATCGTGGGTGGACTTATCGTCCTGTTCCTGATCGTCGAACCGCACGGGCTGGCGCAACTGTGGCGCCTGACGAAAGAAAAACTGCGCCTGTGGCCCTTCCCGCACTAG
- a CDS encoding branched-chain amino acid ABC transporter permease has translation MPEQLLFAMEVTLNGLMAGVLYALVALGFVLIFKASGIFNYAQGVMALFAALTLVGIQQGQVPFSHLINAVFGTDIHHFPWHVPSIIAIILAAGVMVLFAYIVEKYILQHLIGQPDIILFMATIGLAYFMEGFGDIMWGSEIKALDVGLPQGMNLAIDEATYNMFGYGFFIDNLDIVAAIVAALLVTSLVIFSQYTKQGRALRAVADDHSAALSVGISLRFIWVLVWSIAGFVALVAGIMWGAKSGVQFSLSLIALKALPVLMLGGFTSIPGAIVGGLIIGVGEQLFEFAIGPMIGGATQNWFAYVLALVFLIFRPQGLFGEKIIERV, from the coding sequence ATGCCTGAACAGCTACTCTTTGCGATGGAAGTCACCCTGAACGGCCTGATGGCCGGGGTGCTATACGCGCTGGTCGCGCTGGGGTTTGTCTTGATCTTCAAGGCCTCCGGCATTTTCAACTATGCTCAAGGTGTGATGGCGCTGTTTGCGGCTCTTACGCTGGTTGGTATCCAACAGGGTCAGGTGCCGTTCAGTCACCTGATCAACGCGGTCTTTGGCACCGATATTCATCACTTTCCATGGCACGTACCGTCGATCATCGCGATCATTCTGGCAGCGGGCGTCATGGTGCTTTTCGCCTATATTGTTGAGAAATACATCCTTCAACACTTGATCGGACAACCGGACATTATCCTGTTCATGGCGACCATCGGTCTGGCCTATTTCATGGAAGGGTTTGGCGACATCATGTGGGGGTCAGAGATCAAGGCGCTTGATGTCGGTCTGCCGCAGGGGATGAACCTCGCGATAGACGAGGCGACATACAATATGTTTGGCTACGGGTTCTTCATCGACAACCTGGATATTGTGGCGGCAATCGTCGCGGCGCTTCTTGTGACGTCGCTGGTGATCTTCTCGCAATACACCAAACAAGGTCGTGCCCTGCGGGCCGTCGCAGACGATCACTCGGCGGCGTTGTCGGTTGGCATTTCGCTGCGTTTCATCTGGGTTCTGGTCTGGTCGATCGCCGGTTTCGTGGCCTTGGTCGCGGGTATCATGTGGGGCGCCAAGTCCGGGGTACAGTTCAGCCTGTCGCTGATCGCGTTGAAAGCGCTTCCGGTTCTGATGCTGGGTGGCTTTACCTCGATCCCCGGCGCGATTGTCGGCGGTCTGATTATTGGTGTCGGTGAGCAACTGTTCGAGTTTGCCATCGGTCCCATGATCGGCGGCGCAACCCAGAACTGGTTCGCCTATGTGCTGGCACTAGTTTTCCTGATCTTCAGGCCCCAAGGCCTGTTTGGCGAAAAAATCATCGAGAGGGTCTGA